One window of the Shimwellia blattae DSM 4481 = NBRC 105725 genome contains the following:
- a CDS encoding ATPase, T2SS/T4P/T4SS family, translating into MTTHTLNTLCSQHQAVFLREDEHSLYIAVARPPAEHLLGALRFTSNKQVHVSYWSAEQLEKASLAHPEGPTPGQEDDPLETILAGAIARRASDIHIEPGDGHLTIRLRVDGVLQQLQELPAGQAAPLLARLKISAGLDIAERRLPQDGQFSTSVAGTTLALRLSTLPCRYGEKAVLRLQAPQAAQYSAEIPGMTNTQQALWQRALSSPQGLILVTGPTGSGKTRTLYAGLHALNRSGVNICSVEDPVEIPIPGINQTQINTKAGLDFPLILRALLRQDPDIIMIGEIRDAVTADIAIKAAQTGHLVLSTLHTNSTTETVIRLQQMGIPGWMLASTLRLIVAQRLVRRLCPHCRQPASEPAVLTSPAGKDPGEIAEHWLPRGCERCYSGYYGREALFEMLPPDPAMRQAIIRGADSDALARQARDGGHPTLARSAHAAIRQGVTSVSEVWRVMGDL; encoded by the coding sequence ATGACAACCCACACCCTGAACACGCTGTGCAGCCAGCATCAGGCCGTTTTCCTGCGTGAGGATGAACACAGCCTGTATATTGCCGTGGCCCGCCCCCCGGCAGAGCACTTGCTGGGGGCGCTGCGCTTTACCAGCAACAAACAGGTACACGTCAGCTACTGGTCCGCTGAACAGCTGGAAAAGGCCAGCCTGGCACACCCGGAGGGGCCGACCCCGGGGCAGGAAGACGATCCGCTGGAGACCATACTGGCGGGCGCCATTGCCCGCCGGGCTTCGGATATTCATATTGAGCCCGGTGACGGGCACCTGACGATTCGCCTGCGGGTAGACGGTGTATTGCAGCAGCTGCAAGAGCTGCCAGCCGGGCAGGCTGCTCCGCTACTGGCCCGCCTGAAGATAAGCGCAGGCCTGGATATTGCCGAGCGCCGCCTGCCCCAGGACGGGCAGTTCAGCACCAGCGTTGCCGGCACAACCCTGGCACTACGGCTTTCTACTCTGCCCTGTCGCTACGGTGAAAAAGCCGTGCTGCGGTTACAGGCACCACAGGCGGCGCAATACTCCGCAGAGATACCGGGCATGACGAATACACAGCAGGCGCTATGGCAGCGGGCCCTTTCCAGCCCCCAGGGGCTGATACTGGTGACCGGCCCCACAGGAAGCGGCAAAACCCGCACCCTGTATGCGGGGCTGCACGCCCTTAACCGCAGCGGGGTAAATATCTGCAGCGTGGAGGATCCGGTAGAGATCCCGATACCCGGGATCAACCAGACCCAGATCAACACCAAAGCCGGGCTGGATTTCCCGCTGATCCTGCGCGCCTTACTGCGCCAGGATCCGGACATCATTATGATCGGGGAGATTCGCGACGCGGTGACCGCAGATATCGCCATCAAAGCGGCGCAAACCGGGCACCTGGTGCTTTCCACGCTGCATACCAACTCCACAACAGAGACGGTCATCCGCCTGCAGCAGATGGGGATCCCCGGCTGGATGCTGGCCTCCACGTTGCGGCTGATCGTTGCCCAGCGCCTGGTCAGGCGGCTGTGCCCCCACTGTCGCCAGCCCGCAAGTGAACCGGCGGTGCTGACCAGCCCGGCGGGTAAAGATCCCGGCGAGATAGCGGAACACTGGCTGCCCCGGGGCTGTGAGCGCTGCTATTCCGGCTACTACGGGCGCGAAGCGCTGTTTGAAATGCTCCCGCCGGATCCCGCCATGCGCCAGGCGATTATCCGGGGGGCAGACAGCGACGCGCTGGCCCGCCAGGCCCGGGACGGTGGGCACCCGACACTTGCCCGGAGCGCACACGCGGCTATCCGCCAGGGGGTAACCTCGGTCAGCGAGGTCTGGCGGGTGATGGGGGATCTCTGA
- the hofC gene encoding protein transport protein HofC, whose amino-acid sequence MPGPALWQWQAITATGQHRQGLILAPAKALAAKQLADQGLHILRLRRHPRPGYQCWHIRHRITFLRQLATLLQAGVNLNDALGLLGRQHPLAAWQALAATIQARINQGQAFSDALTASGLFPPLVCALIATGELTGQLDNCCRQLARQLEQQHHLQQQVVKALRYPLFVLVVALLVCAAMVGLVLPQFAAIYQTFNAPLPALTRGVIGLAAFTGRWGPVLLLAGGMLAAGVAAARRRSLRLRRAGQRALLATPLIAPLIRNQRMSTLFTTLALTQGAGVPLPDGLAAAQTALPAALWQEAIVRLRADINAGEPLSRAMARSPLFPALAVQLVATGEASGALDTMLAHLAQEFNLQAHARASALSAALEPLMMAVMGGIIGTLVVAMYLPLFQLGEILH is encoded by the coding sequence ATGCCCGGGCCCGCCCTCTGGCAGTGGCAGGCGATCACCGCCACGGGCCAGCACCGCCAGGGGCTGATACTGGCCCCGGCAAAAGCCCTGGCGGCAAAACAGCTGGCAGACCAGGGCCTCCATATTCTCCGCCTGCGCCGCCACCCGCGCCCCGGGTATCAGTGCTGGCATATACGCCACCGGATAACCTTCCTGCGCCAGCTCGCCACCCTGTTACAGGCAGGCGTCAACCTGAACGATGCCCTGGGGCTGCTTGGCCGCCAGCACCCGCTTGCGGCCTGGCAGGCGCTGGCGGCCACGATACAGGCGCGGATTAATCAGGGGCAGGCATTTTCAGACGCGCTGACCGCCAGCGGCCTGTTTCCGCCCCTGGTCTGCGCCCTGATAGCCACCGGCGAGCTGACCGGCCAGCTCGATAACTGCTGCCGCCAGCTGGCCCGGCAGCTGGAACAACAGCACCACCTGCAACAACAGGTGGTAAAAGCGCTGCGCTATCCGCTCTTTGTTCTGGTGGTTGCGTTGCTGGTCTGCGCCGCCATGGTCGGGCTGGTGCTGCCCCAGTTTGCGGCAATCTACCAGACCTTTAACGCACCGCTCCCGGCCCTGACCCGGGGGGTTATTGGCCTTGCGGCATTTACCGGCCGCTGGGGGCCGGTATTGCTGCTGGCAGGGGGAATGCTGGCCGCCGGGGTCGCTGCGGCCAGGCGCCGCAGCCTGCGACTGCGCCGGGCCGGGCAGCGCGCCCTGCTGGCTACCCCACTGATTGCACCGCTGATACGCAACCAGCGCATGAGCACCCTGTTTACCACGCTTGCGCTGACCCAGGGGGCAGGCGTTCCGCTGCCGGATGGCCTGGCCGCAGCGCAGACCGCACTCCCCGCCGCCCTGTGGCAGGAGGCGATCGTCCGCCTGCGGGCCGACATCAACGCCGGGGAGCCGCTCTCCCGGGCGATGGCCCGGAGCCCGCTGTTTCCGGCGCTGGCTGTCCAGCTGGTGGCAACGGGTGAGGCATCCGGCGCGCTGGACACCATGCTCGCGCACCTGGCGCAGGAGTTTAATCTGCAGGCACATGCCCGGGCATCTGCCCTGTCGGCCGCACTGGAGCCACTGATGATGGCGGTCATGGGGGGAATTATCGGTACGCTGGTGGTGGCGATGTATTTACCGCTGTTTCAGCTGGGGGAGATCCTGCACTGA
- a CDS encoding GMP reductase, protein MRIEEDLKLGFKDVLIRPKRSTLKSRSDVELERQFTFKHAGITWSGVPVIAANMDSVGTFAMAQALAGFDILTAVHKHYSVSDWQGFVASAAADVLKHVMVSTGTSDADFEKTRQILALSPALNFVCIDVANGYSEHFVRFVSKAREAWPDKVICAGNVVTGEMCEELILSGADIVKVGIGPGSVCTTRVKTGVGYPQLSAVIECADAAHGLGGQIVSDGGCTVPGDVAKAFGGGADFVMLGGMLAGHDESGGTIVEQDGEKFMLFYGMSSESAMTRHVGGVAEYRAAEGKTVKLPLRGPVENTARDILGGLRSACTYVGASRLKELTKRTTFIRVQEQENRVFNSL, encoded by the coding sequence ATGCGTATTGAAGAAGATCTGAAGTTAGGTTTCAAAGACGTTCTTATCCGCCCTAAACGTTCTACCCTCAAAAGCCGCTCAGATGTTGAGCTTGAGCGCCAGTTCACCTTTAAACATGCCGGTATTACCTGGTCTGGCGTACCTGTTATTGCTGCGAATATGGATTCCGTGGGGACTTTTGCTATGGCGCAGGCGCTGGCAGGGTTCGATATTCTGACGGCGGTACATAAACACTACTCGGTCAGTGACTGGCAGGGGTTTGTGGCCAGCGCAGCGGCCGATGTGCTGAAACACGTGATGGTCTCTACCGGCACTTCCGATGCGGATTTCGAAAAGACCCGGCAGATCCTGGCCCTGAGCCCGGCGCTGAATTTTGTCTGTATCGATGTGGCAAACGGTTACTCTGAACATTTTGTCCGCTTTGTCAGCAAAGCCCGCGAAGCCTGGCCGGATAAAGTCATTTGTGCCGGAAACGTGGTAACCGGTGAGATGTGCGAAGAGCTGATCCTCTCTGGTGCCGATATTGTCAAAGTGGGGATTGGCCCGGGCTCCGTATGCACCACCCGGGTAAAAACCGGCGTGGGTTACCCGCAGCTTTCTGCGGTTATTGAGTGTGCGGATGCGGCCCACGGTCTGGGCGGGCAGATTGTCAGCGACGGTGGCTGCACCGTACCTGGCGACGTGGCCAAAGCCTTTGGCGGCGGGGCGGATTTTGTCATGCTCGGCGGTATGCTGGCGGGCCATGATGAGAGCGGCGGCACTATTGTTGAGCAGGATGGTGAGAAGTTCATGCTGTTCTACGGTATGAGCTCTGAATCGGCCATGACCCGCCATGTTGGTGGTGTTGCTGAGTACCGCGCCGCAGAGGGGAAAACCGTGAAGCTGCCGTTGCGTGGCCCGGTGGAGAATACCGCCCGTGATATCCTCGGCGGCCTGCGCTCTGCCTGTACTTATGTGGGGGCGTCCCGGCTTAAAGAGCTGACCAAGCGCACCACTTTTATTCGCGTGCAGGAGCAGGAAAACCGGGTATTTAACAGCCTGTAA
- the coaE gene encoding dephospho-CoA kinase (Dephospho-CoA kinase (CoaE) performs the final step in coenzyme A biosynthesis.) encodes MCYTVALTGGIGSGKSTVADAFASLGITVVDADIIARQVVAPGEPALEQIAAHFGPTVLQPDGSLDRRALREMIFAHPEKKQWLNNLLHPIIQQKTRDELARARSPYVLWVVPLLVENQLHHRAQRVLVVDVEEETQIQRTMLRDNVSREHASQILAAQATRAARLAVADDVICNDGSPDAVTARVARLHQHYLTLARQAETQEKK; translated from the coding sequence ATGTGCTACACGGTCGCGTTAACGGGCGGAATTGGCAGCGGGAAAAGCACCGTTGCGGATGCCTTCGCCAGCCTTGGGATCACCGTGGTGGATGCAGATATCATCGCGCGCCAGGTTGTCGCACCTGGCGAGCCTGCACTGGAGCAGATAGCCGCCCACTTTGGCCCCACCGTTTTACAGCCCGATGGCAGCCTGGATCGCCGGGCGCTGCGGGAAATGATTTTTGCCCACCCAGAAAAAAAACAGTGGCTAAACAATCTGCTACACCCCATTATTCAGCAAAAAACCCGCGATGAGCTGGCCCGGGCCCGCTCTCCCTATGTACTATGGGTGGTGCCTTTACTGGTCGAAAACCAGCTGCACCACCGGGCACAGCGCGTATTAGTGGTCGATGTGGAAGAGGAAACGCAGATTCAGCGCACCATGCTGCGGGATAATGTCAGCCGTGAACACGCCAGCCAGATCCTGGCAGCCCAGGCCACCCGCGCCGCGCGCCTGGCCGTGGCGGATGACGTTATCTGTAATGATGGCTCCCCGGATGCGGTTACTGCCCGTGTCGCCCGCCTGCATCAACACTATTTAACGCTGGCCAGACAGGCAGAAACACAGGAAAAAAAATAA
- the zapD gene encoding cell division protein ZapD, producing MSNHVFFEHPLNEKMRTWLRLEFLLQQSEALLPVADHATALHFFRNIGELLDIFERGDIRSDIIKELERQQRKLQNWTNVPGVDTDRITALGSQLRERGSALMAGPRLGQSLREDRHIALVRQRLSIPGGCCGFDLPSLFIWLHLPQSRRDEQVSQWLATLRPLQDALSMILELIRNSAPLRKQTSLNGFFQDNGEDADLLRLRLDLAGALYPQVSGHKSRFAIRFMPLDAENGAVPERFDFELACC from the coding sequence ATGAGCAATCATGTCTTTTTTGAGCATCCGCTCAATGAAAAAATGCGCACCTGGCTACGTCTTGAATTTCTGCTGCAACAATCCGAAGCCCTGCTACCGGTAGCCGATCACGCCACCGCACTGCACTTTTTCCGCAATATCGGAGAGTTACTGGATATTTTCGAACGGGGTGATATTCGCAGCGATATTATCAAAGAGCTGGAGCGCCAGCAGCGCAAACTGCAGAACTGGACCAACGTACCCGGCGTGGATACGGATCGCATCACTGCCCTTGGCAGCCAGTTACGCGAACGGGGCAGCGCACTGATGGCCGGGCCGCGCCTGGGCCAGTCCCTGCGTGAAGACCGCCATATTGCGCTGGTGCGCCAGCGGCTGAGCATTCCCGGCGGCTGCTGCGGTTTTGATCTCCCCAGCCTGTTTATCTGGCTCCATCTGCCCCAGTCCCGGCGTGACGAGCAGGTCAGCCAGTGGCTGGCAACCCTGCGCCCGCTGCAGGATGCCCTGTCAATGATCCTTGAGCTTATCCGCAATTCCGCCCCTCTGCGTAAGCAGACCAGCCTGAATGGCTTCTTTCAGGATAACGGCGAAGATGCGGATCTGCTGCGCCTGCGCCTTGATCTTGCCGGGGCGCTGTATCCACAGGTTTCCGGCCATAAAAGCCGGTTTGCCATTCGCTTTATGCCACTCGATGCTGAAAACGGCGCCGTTCCTGAGCGCTTCGACTTCGAGCTGGCCTGCTGTTAA
- the yacG gene encoding DNA gyrase inhibitor YacG: protein MSEETRVTCPTCGKSVIWNETSPYRPFCSKRCQLIDLGEWAAEEKRIPSQGDMSDTDGWSEEEPGR from the coding sequence ATGTCTGAAGAAACCCGAGTCACCTGCCCCACCTGTGGTAAGTCTGTTATCTGGAATGAGACCAGCCCGTACCGGCCTTTTTGCAGCAAACGCTGCCAGCTGATCGACCTGGGTGAGTGGGCGGCGGAAGAGAAACGGATCCCAAGCCAGGGTGACATGTCCGACACCGATGGCTGGAGCGAGGAAGAGCCCGGCCGCTGA
- the mutT gene encoding 8-oxo-dGTP diphosphatase MutT encodes MTHLNVAVGIIRNAGKQIFITRRAATGHMASKLEFPGGKVEPGESPEQGLVRELEEEVGILASDYSLFARKDVQFGERQVTLWFYLVEKWQGEPWGKEGQPGAWIAQSALQPADFPPANQTVIEQLQSAC; translated from the coding sequence GTGACACATCTTAACGTCGCCGTTGGCATTATCCGTAATGCCGGGAAGCAAATTTTTATTACCCGCCGCGCAGCCACAGGCCATATGGCCAGTAAACTGGAGTTCCCGGGCGGGAAAGTGGAGCCCGGAGAGTCGCCAGAGCAGGGGCTGGTGCGGGAGCTGGAAGAAGAGGTCGGGATCCTTGCCAGTGACTACTCCCTGTTTGCCCGCAAAGATGTGCAGTTTGGCGAACGCCAGGTCACGCTGTGGTTTTATCTGGTTGAAAAGTGGCAGGGTGAGCCCTGGGGGAAAGAGGGGCAACCCGGCGCGTGGATTGCCCAGTCTGCCCTACAACCGGCGGATTTCCCGCCCGCTAACCAGACGGTTATCGAACAGCTGCAGTCCGCCTGCTGA
- the secA gene encoding preprotein translocase subunit SecA — protein sequence MLVNLLTKVFGSRNDRTLRRLRKIVNRITAMEPAMEKLSDDELKAKTDEFRARLEKGETLESIIPEAFAVVREASKRVFGMRHFDVQLLGGLVLNDRCIAEMRTGEGKTLTATLPAYVNALSGKGVHVVTVNDYLAQRDAENNRPLFEFLGLSVGINLPGMPAPAKREAYAADITYGTNNEYGFDYLRDNMAFSPEERVQRKLHYALVDEVDSILIDEARTPLIISGPAEDSSDMYRRVDKIIPHLLRQEKEDSDTFQGEGHFSVDEKSRQVNLTERGLVLIEELLVQEGIMDAGESLYSPGNIMMMHHVTAALRAHALFTRDVDYIVKDGEVIIVDEHTGRTMQGRRWSDGLHQAVEAKEGVDIQNENQTLASITFQNYFRLYEKLAGMTGTADTEAFEFSSIYKLDTIVVPTNRPMIRKDMPDLVYMTEAEKIAAIIEDIRERTANGQPVLVGTISIEKSEVVSDELTKAGIKHNVLNAKFHANEAAIVAQAGYPAAVTIATNMAGRGTDIVLGGSWQAEVAALEAPTAEQIAQIKADWQVRHDAVLASGGLHIIGTERHESRRIDNQLRGRSGRQGDAGSSRFYLSMEDALMRIFASDRVTNMMRKLGMKPGEAIEHPWVTKAIANAQRKVESRNFDIRKQLLEYDDVANDQRRAIYTQRNELLDVNDVSETIASIREDVFKMTIDNHIPPQSLEEMWDIPGLQERLKNDFDLDLPISEWLDKEPELHEETLRERILTSAVEVYQQKEEVVGAEMMRHFEKGVMLQTLDSLWKEHLAAMDYLRQGIHLRGYAQKDPKQEYKRESFAMFSSMLESLKYEVISTLSKVQVRMPEEVEELEQQRREEAERLAAMQQLSHQTDDEAAAAALAGQTGERKVGRNDPCPCGSGKKYKQCHGRLN from the coding sequence ATGCTCGTGAATTTACTGACAAAAGTATTTGGTAGCCGCAACGATCGTACTTTGCGCCGTCTGCGTAAAATTGTTAACCGTATTACCGCCATGGAACCGGCCATGGAAAAACTGTCCGATGATGAACTGAAAGCGAAAACGGATGAGTTCCGTGCCCGCCTGGAAAAAGGCGAAACGCTGGAAAGCATTATTCCGGAAGCCTTCGCGGTGGTCCGTGAAGCCAGTAAACGCGTCTTCGGTATGCGCCACTTTGATGTTCAGCTGCTGGGTGGCCTGGTCCTGAACGATCGCTGCATTGCCGAAATGCGCACCGGTGAAGGTAAAACCCTGACGGCAACGCTGCCGGCCTATGTCAATGCCCTGAGCGGCAAAGGCGTGCACGTGGTCACGGTCAACGATTACCTGGCCCAGCGCGATGCGGAAAACAACCGCCCGCTGTTTGAGTTCCTTGGCCTGAGTGTGGGTATCAACCTACCGGGTATGCCGGCACCGGCAAAACGCGAAGCCTACGCGGCCGATATTACCTACGGCACCAACAACGAATACGGCTTTGACTACCTGCGCGACAACATGGCGTTCAGCCCGGAAGAGCGCGTACAGCGTAAACTGCACTATGCGCTGGTGGATGAGGTGGACTCCATCCTGATCGATGAGGCCCGTACCCCGCTGATTATCTCCGGCCCGGCGGAAGACAGCTCCGATATGTACCGTCGGGTGGATAAAATTATCCCGCATCTGCTGCGCCAGGAAAAAGAAGACTCTGACACCTTCCAGGGTGAAGGGCACTTCTCGGTGGATGAAAAATCCCGCCAGGTAAACCTCACCGAGCGTGGCCTGGTGCTGATTGAAGAGCTGCTGGTGCAGGAAGGCATCATGGATGCCGGTGAATCGCTGTACTCACCGGGCAACATTATGATGATGCACCATGTGACCGCAGCACTGCGTGCGCACGCGCTGTTCACCCGCGATGTGGACTACATCGTTAAAGATGGCGAAGTCATCATCGTTGATGAGCACACCGGGCGTACCATGCAGGGCCGCCGCTGGTCGGATGGTCTGCACCAGGCCGTTGAAGCCAAAGAAGGGGTGGATATCCAGAATGAGAACCAGACGCTGGCCTCCATCACTTTCCAGAACTACTTCCGCCTGTATGAAAAACTGGCCGGGATGACCGGTACAGCGGATACCGAAGCCTTCGAATTCAGCTCTATCTATAAGCTGGATACCATCGTGGTGCCGACCAACCGCCCGATGATCCGTAAAGATATGCCGGATCTGGTCTATATGACCGAGGCGGAAAAAATTGCTGCCATCATCGAAGATATCCGCGAGCGCACCGCGAACGGCCAGCCGGTCCTGGTGGGGACAATCTCGATTGAAAAATCCGAAGTGGTCTCTGATGAGCTGACCAAAGCCGGTATTAAGCACAACGTGCTGAACGCGAAATTCCACGCCAACGAAGCGGCGATCGTCGCCCAGGCCGGTTACCCGGCGGCAGTGACCATCGCCACCAACATGGCCGGTCGCGGTACGGATATCGTGCTGGGCGGTAGCTGGCAGGCCGAAGTGGCCGCCCTGGAAGCGCCGACGGCAGAGCAGATTGCACAAATCAAAGCCGACTGGCAGGTGCGTCACGACGCGGTGCTGGCCTCTGGCGGCCTGCATATCATTGGTACTGAGCGCCACGAATCGCGCCGTATCGATAACCAGCTGCGCGGCCGTTCTGGTCGTCAGGGGGATGCGGGTTCTTCCCGTTTCTACCTGTCGATGGAAGACGCCCTGATGCGTATTTTCGCCTCTGACCGGGTGACCAATATGATGCGCAAACTGGGGATGAAACCTGGCGAGGCCATTGAACACCCCTGGGTGACCAAAGCTATCGCGAACGCCCAGCGCAAAGTGGAAAGCCGCAACTTTGATATCCGTAAGCAGCTGCTGGAATATGATGACGTCGCCAACGATCAGCGCCGGGCTATCTATACCCAGCGTAACGAGCTGCTGGATGTGAACGATGTGAGCGAAACCATCGCCAGCATTCGCGAAGACGTGTTCAAAATGACCATTGATAACCACATTCCGCCCCAGTCACTGGAAGAGATGTGGGATATCCCGGGCCTGCAGGAGCGGCTGAAAAACGATTTTGACCTCGACCTGCCGATCAGCGAATGGCTGGATAAAGAGCCGGAGCTGCATGAGGAAACCCTGCGCGAGCGCATTCTGACCAGCGCCGTTGAAGTGTACCAGCAGAAAGAAGAAGTGGTGGGTGCCGAGATGATGCGCCACTTTGAGAAAGGCGTGATGCTGCAGACCCTGGACTCCCTGTGGAAAGAGCACCTGGCGGCGATGGACTACCTGCGCCAGGGGATCCACCTGCGTGGTTATGCCCAGAAAGATCCGAAACAGGAATATAAGCGCGAGTCTTTCGCCATGTTCTCTTCTATGCTTGAATCACTGAAATACGAAGTGATCAGCACCCTGAGTAAAGTACAGGTGCGGATGCCGGAAGAGGTTGAAGAGCTGGAGCAACAGCGCCGCGAGGAAGCCGAACGCCTGGCCGCCATGCAGCAGCTGAGCCACCAGACGGATGACGAAGCCGCAGCGGCTGCCCTTGCCGGGCAAACCGGTGAGCGCAAAGTCGGGCGTAATGATCCCTGCCCGTGTGGTTCCGGTAAGAAATACAAACAGTGCCATGGCCGCCTGAATTAA
- the secM gene encoding secA translation cis-regulator SecM, producing the protein MIGILDRWRQLGRRYFWPHLLFGMVAASFGLPALSASAQTPAKPTETSAPSLAHRALPAYFDGLALLQESGRRASFAQVDYWHQHAIRTVIRHLSFALAPQALHDAEEACSRPHNARHFALLNSLSSLLTQAGRPPVVVRQIARTGHEPGAVYSTTTWISLVQGIRAGPLRFS; encoded by the coding sequence GTGATCGGTATTCTGGATCGTTGGCGACAATTAGGCAGGCGCTATTTCTGGCCCCATCTCTTATTCGGGATGGTTGCGGCCAGTTTCGGCCTGCCTGCGCTCAGCGCCAGTGCACAGACACCCGCAAAACCGACTGAGACCTCAGCCCCCTCCCTTGCGCACCGGGCATTACCGGCCTATTTTGACGGGCTGGCCCTGTTACAGGAGTCCGGGCGCCGGGCATCGTTCGCCCAGGTGGATTACTGGCATCAGCATGCCATTCGTACGGTTATCCGCCATCTCTCTTTTGCCCTTGCCCCCCAGGCTCTCCACGATGCTGAAGAAGCATGCTCCCGACCGCATAATGCCCGGCATTTTGCGCTGCTTAACAGCCTGAGCTCTTTGCTGACTCAGGCCGGGCGGCCCCCGGTGGTGGTACGGCAAATCGCCCGTACCGGCCATGAACCCGGCGCGGTATACAGCACCACTACGTGGATAAGCCTGGTGCAGGGGATCCGCGCCGGCCCTCTGCGTTTCAGTTAA